The following coding sequences are from one Clostridia bacterium window:
- a CDS encoding transposase, protein MTSADFLEQKKKLFQALYALGEVCEFDWGEVKLTIAGRLIKLQIAVFTSAAGNYRYATLFLKQDTACFLESHAKFFEHLGNVYKLMVYDNTRVAVKKLAGAEGEPTEALHYRYITVLSSVSAI, encoded by the coding sequence ATGACCTCTGCTGACTTCTTGGAACAGAAAAAAAAACTATTCCAAGCCCTTTATGCCCTTGGTGAGGTATGCGAATTTGATTGGGGTGAAGTAAAATTAACCATCGCTGGTCGATTGATAAAATTACAGATTGCGGTTTTTACCAGTGCCGCCGGAAACTATCGTTATGCAACTCTATTCCTAAAGCAAGACACAGCCTGTTTTTTAGAATCCCATGCTAAGTTTTTTGAACATTTGGGCAATGTGTACAAACTGATGGTGTACGATAATACTAGAGTGGCTGTTAAAAAACTTGCCGGTGCCGAAGGAGAACCAACGGAAGCATTGCATTATCGCTATATTACGGTTTTAAGTTCCGTTTCTGCAATATAA